CATCGTCAACGGGTTCGGGGTCGAGGCGGGCAAGCCGCTGGCCTCCAGCGCGCGGGTGCGCAAGGTCGCCTTCACCGGCGAGACCACCACCGGCCGCCTGATCATGCAGTACGCCTCCGAGAACCTCATCCCGGTCACCCTGGAGCTGGGCGGCAAGAGCCCGAACATCTTCTTCGCCGACGTCGCCGCCGAGCAGGACGCCTTCTACGACAAGTCGTTGGAGGGCTTCACGATGTTCGCGCTCAACCAGGGCGAGGTGTGCACCTGCCCCTCGCGCGCCCTGGTGCAGAACTCGATCTACGACGGCTTCATGAGCGACGCCCTGGAGCGGGTCGGGCAGATCGCACAGGGCAACCCGCTGGACACCGAGACCATGATCGGTGCCCAGGCCAGCAACGACCAGCTGGAGAAGATCCTCTCCTACATCGACATCGGCCGTAAGGAGGGCGCCAAGGTGCTCACCGGCGGCGGCCGGGCCGAGATGGAGGGCGACCTCGCGGGCGGCTACTACGTCGCCCCGACGGTCTTCGAGGGCCAGAACACCATGCGGATCTTCCAGGAGGAGATCTTCGGCCCCGTGGTGTCGGTGGCGCGCTTCGACGACTACGCGGACGCCATCAAGACCGCCAACGACACCCTGTACGGGCTCGGAGCGGGCGTGTGGTCGCGCGACGGCAACACCGCCTACCGGGCGGGACGCGACATCCAGGCCGGGCGCGTGTGGGTGAACAACTACCACTCCTACCCCGCGCACGCGGCTTTCGGCGGGTACAAGCAGTCCGGGATCGGGCGCGAGAACCACAAGATGATGCTCGACCACTACCAGCAGACCAAGAACCTGTTGGTCAGCTACTCGGATCAGGCGCTGGGGTTCTTCTGATGGACGGCCGCGGTTCGGACGGCTCGCACGGCGGCGAGGCGACGGTGGAGCGGGTCGCGCTCACGGAGAAGGCGGCGGCCCTGCTCAGGGAGCTCACCGCCGACCACGGCCCGCTGATGTTCCACCAGTCCGGCGGCTGCTGCGACGGCAGCTCACCGATGTGCTACCCGCTGGGCGAGTTCCGGACCGGTGCCGCCGACGTGCACCTGGGCGACCTGGACGCGGGACTCCCCGAACCGGTGCCGGTGTGGATGTCGCGGTCGCAGTTCGAGCTGTGGAGTCACACCCACCTGACCATCGACGTCGTCCCGGGACGGGGGTCGGGCTTCTCCGTGGAGGCCCCGACCGGCAACCGCTTCCTGATCAGGTCACGGCTGATGACCGACGAGGAGGCGGAGCGCTTGGAGTGACCGACCCGCTGGAGGAGGGGAAGACCGGGGCCGGGAGGCGGCACACCTCCCGGCCCCGGCTACGTGTTCCTGACGGCTAGGAGCCGCCCTCGCCGCTCCTCCTGGCCGCTTCGGCGCGGCGGGTGGCCTCCAGGCGCTCCTCCAGTTCGTCGGTGACCACCAGGTCGTGGCGGATCCGGCCGGTCCGGTACCCCACCCGGGCCGCGATGTGGCCGGCCACGGGGACGGTGATGACCTGGAAGAGCCCGACCAGGATCAGCGTGCCGAAGTCGAACACCCCGGTCTCCTCCACCGGCATGATGCGCAGACCGATACCGAGCAGTACCAGCAGCATGCCCAGTACCTGCGGCTTGGCCGCCGTGTGCATGCGGGAGAGCAGGTCGGGGAAACGGATCAGGCCCACCGCGGCGACGAACGACAACATCGCACCGGCCAGGATGCACAGGATCGCGACCCAGTCCAGCACGATGACGAGCTGCTCATGCATGGTCTTCTCCCTGTTCCCTGGTGGCCGGGTGAATGGTCTCCTCGGGCCTGACGTGCTCCTCGGGGCGTCGGGCGACGAACTTCGAGATGCTGATCGACCCCACGAATCCCAGCAGTGACAGGACCAGGAGCGTGGGCAGGATGGTGGGGTCGCGGTTGAAGGCCGCGTAGGCGCCCAGCCCGGTCAGTGCCGAGGCCAGTAGGACGTCGACGGACAGGGCCCGGTCCAGGATGCTCGGCCCCAGCAGGAGGCGGGCGGTACCGAGTAGCGAGGCCACACCCAGCAGGACGGCGATGACGGTCCACAGCGCGCTCACGCGTTCTCCTTTCCGGCCGGCGTCGCGGCCTCCAGGGCGGCGATGTTCTCGCGGGTGCCCACGGCCCGGACGATCCGCTCCTCCAGGGTGAGGATGATCTGCTTGGCCTTGCGCACCTCGGCCTCGCTCTCAGCGCCCAGGACGTGCACGTACAGGGTGTGCTCGGGCTGTGCCACCTCGACGATCACACTGCCGGGGATCACCGATGTGGTGATCGCGGTGCACACCAGCATCAGATCCGAGTCCGTGCGCAGCTGGACGGCCACCACCGAGCTGCGTACCGGCGGACCGGGGCGGAACACCTGGAGTGTGACCTGGGAGCTGGCGACCACCATCTTCCACAGGACGTGGAAGAAGAGGCGGACGCACTGCACCGGCCAGAAACGGAACCCCGGGGAGATCGGGGGCATCGGGAACACCATCATGATCACCGCGGACACCAGGAAGCCCAGAACCGCGATCCCCAGGGACTCCGGTCGGGGCTCGAAGCCCTTGAAGAGCAGCATCCACACCACGGTCATCCCCAGGGCGACCGGGATCTGTACTTTGCCGAGGCGGCGCCGGGCCGCGTTGAGCCCCCGCACCTTCCTGGCCCTCAGGTCGTTCATCGGGAGCCTCCCAGGACCGCTTCGATGTAGGGCCACTGCGCTTGGAGTTCCACGGCCGCCTCGGAGGAGTAACCGATGAGGGGGCCGGCGAACACGGTCATGGCGAGCCCGAACCCGACGAGCGCGATCGTGGCACCGACCATGCTCTTGGGCAGCACCACGGATGTCACGACGGGGGCGATCACCGTCGTGGTGTCGCTCAGCCTGGAGGACGGACCCACGGCCTCCTCCGAGGGGCCCAGTGCCGCGGTCGAGGAGTCGTCCGCCTCGGAGTCGTCCAGCACGGTTCCGGGTTCGGCCACCATGCCCTCGGCCGGGGTGCGCCAGAACGCGTAGCTCCATACCCGCGCGATGACGTAGAGCGTCAGCAGGCTCGTCATGACCGACGCGCCGACCAGCGTGTAGGCGAGCGGAGTGCCCACCTCGACACCGGCCTGCAGCAGACCGATCTTGCCGAGGAAACCGGACAGCGGTGGAATGCCGCCCAGGTTCATCGCGGGGATGAAGAAGAGGATCGCGAGCAGGGGAGCGATCTTGGCCAGTCCGCCCAGCCGGTCCAGGGAGGTGGACCCGCCCCGGCGTTCGATCAGACCGGTGACGAGGAACAGTGTGGTCTGAACCGTGATGTGGTGGGCGATGTAGAACACCGCTCCCGCCATGCCCTGCTCGGTGCCCAACGCCACGCCGAACACCATGTAACCGATGTGGCTGACCAGTGTGAACGACAGCAGACGTTTGATGTCTGTCTGCGCCACGGCACCCAGGATGCCCATCACCATGGTCGCCAGGGCCACCCACATCAGCACGTTGTTGAGCTGGGTTCCCGGAAAGAGGAGGGTCTGGGTGCGGATGATCGCGTACACGCCGACCTTGGTCAGCAACCCGGCGAACACCGCGGTGACCGGTGCGGGCGCGGTGGGGTAGGAGTCCGGTAGCCAGGCGGCCAACGGGAACACGGCGGCCTTGATACCGAACGCGAGGAGCAGGATCACCTGCAGGACCAGGGCCAGGTCCGGCGAGATCCCGGGCAGGCGCTCGCCGAGCTGCGCCATGTTGATCGTGCCCGTGGCACCGAAGACCAGGGCGATGGCGATCAGGAACAGCACCGAGGAGACCAGCGAGACCACCACGTAGATGGCGCCCGCCCGCATCCGCGACTGGGTGCCGCCGAGGGTCAGCAGTACGTAGCTCGCGGTCAGCAGGATCTCGAAGCCCACGTACAGGTTGAAGAGGTCACCGGCCAGAAAGGCGTTCGAGACACCGGCCACCAGGATCAGATAGGTGGGCTGGTAGACCGACAGCGGTGCGACCTCGGCCTTGCCCGCCATCCCCTGGCCGATCGAGTAGACCAGAACGGCGAGCGTGATCGCGGCCGAGACCGTCACCATCAGCGCGGACAGCCGGTCGGCCACCAGGTTGACACCTACCGGTGCCTGCCAGCCGCCCACGTGCACGACCTGGGGTCCGAACATGTCGGCGCCCACCATCAGCGCGGCACCGATCACCAGCACCAGCGCCAGGGAGATCACGCTCAGCCACTGCTGGACCCGCGGCCAGCGGATGCCCATGGCGAGTTTGACCCCGGCCGCGAAGAGCGGCAGCACCACCGGCAGGGGGATGAGGTAGTGGAGGATGCCGTTGAAGTAGTCCCATCCCATGGTCAGTCGTTCCCTTGCAGTTCGCTGTCCTCTGCGCGTGCCAGGCGCTCCCGCTCCGCCCGCATGGTCTGGCGGGCCTGTCGCCGCTGGGAGCGGATGCGGCGGCGGAGTTCACGCCACAGCTCGCGTTCGGCGGCGCGGTCGGCCCTGCGGTGCTCGCGCAGTCGTTTACGGCCCAGCCGGATGCGCCCTCTCAGCTCTGTGACTTGGTTGACCATGCTCTGCTGGCGGTCGGTCAGCTGGCGCACGGTCTCCTCGGACTGTTCGTCGGACCGGCCGTCCTCGGCAGCGACCTCGAATCTGGCCAGTTCGGCCTGGGCCGCCGCGATCTCGGCCTTGATACGGGCCTGTTCGGCCAGTTCCTGGGCGTCTGCGGCGGCGATGGTGGCCTGGAGCTCGGCCCGCTGACGGCGGATGTCCGCCCTCAGCCTGCGGCGTTCCTTGAGGAAGCGCTGTCGCACCGCGCGGCGGCCCTCGCCCTGGGCGATGCGCAGGTCCTCGGCGTCGTCCTGGACCTCGTCGTTGCCCTCCAGCTGCCAGCTCCGGTAGGCGAGCGCCAGAAGGAACGCCGTGATGCCCAGGGTGATGACGATCGCGGTCAGGACCATGAACTGCGGCAGGGGATCGGACATCTCGTCCGCGTCGTTGAACCACAGGATCGGGGGCCCGCCGGGCTGCCCGGCCATGGCCATGATCATCAGGTTGACGCCGTTGCTCATCACGATGAACCCCAGCAGCACGCGGGTCAGGCTGCGCTCCAGCAGCAGCACCACACCGACGGCGACCAGCACTCCGATGACGATGACGAGGGTCAGACTTGGTGAATCGTTCACGAGGTGACCTCCTCGGCGTGTGCTCGAGCCTCGACCCTGGATGTCTCGTCCGCATGTGCCGCGTCCCGCTCGATCTGTTCGTCGATACGGGCGCCCAGGCTGCGCAGGATGTCCAGGATCAGTCCGATCACCAGCAGGTACACGCCGATGTCGAAGATCAGGGCGACTGTCAGGTGCGCCTCGCCGAGGAAACCGAAGTTGACGTAGGTGTCTCCGCCGGCGAGGACGTCGCCGCCGAAGACCGCCCCTCCCAGCGCTGTGCCGGTGGCCAGGGCCAGGCCGGCGCCGATCAGGGCGCCCGGCTGGACCCACGCGGTGGCGTACAGCTCGAACCTTCCGCCCGCGAGGTAGCGGACGATGAAGGCCAGGCCAGCCACGATGCCGCCCGCGAAACCGCCGCCGACGTCGGTGTGCCCGGTCAGCAGCAGGTACACCGAGAGGATCATGATCACCGGGAAGAGGAAGCGTGAGACGACCTCGAAGATGATCGACCGGCGCTCGGTCGGGAGGCTGTCGGCGCCTGGCAGCCATGTGCGGTTCCACAGCGGTTTGACGTGCATGTTCCGCGGCGCGATCCGCAGGTCGCCCAGATCCACCGCGCCATGCCCCTTGACGGGCTCCGGTGGCTTGGTGACCGACAGGGCCATGACACCGCCGGGGGCCTTGCGGGGCTGGGCCCGGCGGCGGACGAACATCAGGCTGGCCACACCGGCGGCAGCGGCGGCCAGGACCGAGATCTCCCCCATGGTGTCCCAGGCACGGACGTCGACCAACAGCACGGAGATGATGTTGTAGCCGCCCACCTCTCTGGTGACCGCCTCGTACCCTTCCGAGATCGACGGTTCCTGGCGGCCAGCCAGGGCGAACCAGGTCAACATGGCCATCACCACACCGGTGCCCGCTCCGATGGCCATGTTCCAGATTCGGCGGCCCTTGAGCGCGGGGGCCGAGAAGTTCGCCGGGAAGCGGCGCAGTACCAGAACGAAGACCACCAGGCTCACGGTCTCGACGAGGAACTGGGTGAGCGCCAGGTCCGGTGCACCCAGCAAATAGAACAGGGCGGCCACGCCGTACCCCCCGATACCGACGAGGATGACCGCGAACAGTCGGCGTCGTACGAACAGGATCAGCAGGCAGGTGATCACGATGATCAGGGCCGGGATGATCTGCACCGGGGTGTCCCAGAGGCGGAGATCGGGCTTGGGCCCGGCCCAGATCCGACCGGTGACCATCGGGATGCCGGTGGCCACGACCAGGACGACCAGGATGGTTCCGAGGTAGACGGGCAGCGAACCGCGCTGGGTGCTACCGGTGACCTGCAGCGCCAGGTTCTCCAGCCCGGCGAGCATCCGCCGGTAGTTGCGCTCGGGGTTGACGAAGGCCAACCGGGTGCCCAGCCAGGCCACACCGTTGCGGAAGTAGAAGAGCACCAGGCCGCCGACCACGCAGATCGCGGACAGCAGGAGCGGTAGCTCCCAGCCGTGCCACAGCGCGAGGTGGGTCGTGTACTGCTCATAGGGTCCCGGCGGGACCGTGTCGGCGTAGACC
This DNA window, taken from Nocardiopsis exhalans, encodes the following:
- a CDS encoding Na+/H+ antiporter subunit D, with translation MGWDYFNGILHYLIPLPVVLPLFAAGVKLAMGIRWPRVQQWLSVISLALVLVIGAALMVGADMFGPQVVHVGGWQAPVGVNLVADRLSALMVTVSAAITLAVLVYSIGQGMAGKAEVAPLSVYQPTYLILVAGVSNAFLAGDLFNLYVGFEILLTASYVLLTLGGTQSRMRAGAIYVVVSLVSSVLFLIAIALVFGATGTINMAQLGERLPGISPDLALVLQVILLLAFGIKAAVFPLAAWLPDSYPTAPAPVTAVFAGLLTKVGVYAIIRTQTLLFPGTQLNNVLMWVALATMVMGILGAVAQTDIKRLLSFTLVSHIGYMVFGVALGTEQGMAGAVFYIAHHITVQTTLFLVTGLIERRGGSTSLDRLGGLAKIAPLLAILFFIPAMNLGGIPPLSGFLGKIGLLQAGVEVGTPLAYTLVGASVMTSLLTLYVIARVWSYAFWRTPAEGMVAEPGTVLDDSEADDSSTAALGPSEEAVGPSSRLSDTTTVIAPVVTSVVLPKSMVGATIALVGFGLAMTVFAGPLIGYSSEAAVELQAQWPYIEAVLGGSR
- a CDS encoding Na+/H+ antiporter subunit A, which translates into the protein MLVAHFITAAVAPLLVRLWGRNGFYALAIVPGLATVWALFQLPAVLNGGTLTESVEWAPQFSLRLGLHMDGLGLTMTLIAAGVGTLILIYCARYFDDSEPGLGLFAGVFVAFAGAMLGLVLADDLIQLFIYWELTTVFSYLLVGHKAEKKESRRAAMTALTVTTFGGLAMLVGMIMLGETAGTYVISEIVADPPASGPVVTAALVLIMIGAMSKSALFPFSLWLPAAMQAPTPVSGYLHAAAMVKAGVYLVARLTPAFGDVVVWQSMALFFGVITMIFGGWKALRQYDLKLVLAYGTISQLGFLIALLGTGTRAAALAGIAMLVAHSLFKATLFLVVGVIDHSTGTRDLRELSGLRTSMPATFWITVVALASMAGLPPTAGFAAKELALGAYTHGGALDTLALVGLVAGSTLTVAYSLRFLWGAFLEKEGVRPTPVHAPGALFLAPAAVLAGLSLVGGAASSTADPFLAVYADTVPPGPYEQYTTHLALWHGWELPLLLSAICVVGGLVLFYFRNGVAWLGTRLAFVNPERNYRRMLAGLENLALQVTGSTQRGSLPVYLGTILVVLVVATGIPMVTGRIWAGPKPDLRLWDTPVQIIPALIIVITCLLILFVRRRLFAVILVGIGGYGVAALFYLLGAPDLALTQFLVETVSLVVFVLVLRRFPANFSAPALKGRRIWNMAIGAGTGVVMAMLTWFALAGRQEPSISEGYEAVTREVGGYNIISVLLVDVRAWDTMGEISVLAAAAAGVASLMFVRRRAQPRKAPGGVMALSVTKPPEPVKGHGAVDLGDLRIAPRNMHVKPLWNRTWLPGADSLPTERRSIIFEVVSRFLFPVIMILSVYLLLTGHTDVGGGFAGGIVAGLAFIVRYLAGGRFELYATAWVQPGALIGAGLALATGTALGGAVFGGDVLAGGDTYVNFGFLGEAHLTVALIFDIGVYLLVIGLILDILRSLGARIDEQIERDAAHADETSRVEARAHAEEVTS
- the exaC gene encoding acetaldehyde dehydrogenase ExaC, whose protein sequence is MAIYAPPGESGSVVQYASRYENWIGGEWVKPVKGRYFENPTPVTGRTFTEVARSGSEDIELALDAAHGAAPAWGRTSAAERAVILNKIADRMEENLEKLAVAESWENGKPVRECLAADIPLAIDHFRYFAGAIRAQEGHSSQIDGDTVAYHFQEPLGVVGQIIPWNFPILMAVWKLAPALAAGNAVVLKPAEQTPTSILVLIDLIGDLLPPGVVNIVNGFGVEAGKPLASSARVRKVAFTGETTTGRLIMQYASENLIPVTLELGGKSPNIFFADVAAEQDAFYDKSLEGFTMFALNQGEVCTCPSRALVQNSIYDGFMSDALERVGQIAQGNPLDTETMIGAQASNDQLEKILSYIDIGRKEGAKVLTGGGRAEMEGDLAGGYYVAPTVFEGQNTMRIFQEEIFGPVVSVARFDDYADAIKTANDTLYGLGAGVWSRDGNTAYRAGRDIQAGRVWVNNYHSYPAHAAFGGYKQSGIGRENHKMMLDHYQQTKNLLVSYSDQALGFF
- a CDS encoding Na+/H+ antiporter subunit E translates to MNDLRARKVRGLNAARRRLGKVQIPVALGMTVVWMLLFKGFEPRPESLGIAVLGFLVSAVIMMVFPMPPISPGFRFWPVQCVRLFFHVLWKMVVASSQVTLQVFRPGPPVRSSVVAVQLRTDSDLMLVCTAITTSVIPGSVIVEVAQPEHTLYVHVLGAESEAEVRKAKQIILTLEERIVRAVGTRENIAALEAATPAGKENA
- a CDS encoding monovalent cation/H+ antiporter complex subunit F, with amino-acid sequence MSALWTVIAVLLGVASLLGTARLLLGPSILDRALSVDVLLASALTGLGAYAAFNRDPTILPTLLVLSLLGFVGSISISKFVARRPEEHVRPEETIHPATREQGEDHA
- a CDS encoding DUF779 domain-containing protein, with translation MDGRGSDGSHGGEATVERVALTEKAAALLRELTADHGPLMFHQSGGCCDGSSPMCYPLGEFRTGAADVHLGDLDAGLPEPVPVWMSRSQFELWSHTHLTIDVVPGRGSGFSVEAPTGNRFLIRSRLMTDEEAERLE
- the mnhG gene encoding monovalent cation/H(+) antiporter subunit G — translated: MHEQLVIVLDWVAILCILAGAMLSFVAAVGLIRFPDLLSRMHTAAKPQVLGMLLVLLGIGLRIMPVEETGVFDFGTLILVGLFQVITVPVAGHIAARVGYRTGRIRHDLVVTDELEERLEATRRAEAARRSGEGGS
- a CDS encoding Na(+)/H(+) antiporter subunit C; amino-acid sequence: MNDSPSLTLVIVIGVLVAVGVVLLLERSLTRVLLGFIVMSNGVNLMIMAMAGQPGGPPILWFNDADEMSDPLPQFMVLTAIVITLGITAFLLALAYRSWQLEGNDEVQDDAEDLRIAQGEGRRAVRQRFLKERRRLRADIRRQRAELQATIAAADAQELAEQARIKAEIAAAQAELARFEVAAEDGRSDEQSEETVRQLTDRQQSMVNQVTELRGRIRLGRKRLREHRRADRAAERELWRELRRRIRSQRRQARQTMRAERERLARAEDSELQGND